In Streptomyces chartreusis, the following proteins share a genomic window:
- a CDS encoding sarcosine oxidase subunit alpha family protein translates to MLLIPCPWCGPRDEAEFHYGGQAHVPYPQDPASLSDEEWARYLFFRDNTKGPFAERWSHASGCRRWFNAVRDTSTNEILTVYRTGEERPATPGPRPVFSARPAFEDEALSGPTGVQGAEPPGGVEGAEPLQDGTGRGGGGEPFRHPTRGRIDRETPLTFTFDGTEYQGFRGDTLASALLARGVIQAGTSIKLGRPRGIFSAGVEEPNAVVQIEEPFPEPMLPATTVELYDGLVASSLTGQGRLATEPDPARYDAVHAHCDLLIVGAGPAGLAAAAAAARSGARVILADDQPEPGGSLLGTGEHLDWVDEVTGRLAAAPEVRVLSRTTVFGHYDDNQLLAVERRTNHLGADAPEDVARERVWRIRARRVVLATGAHERSLAFADNDRPGVMLAASARTYVNRYGVLPGRHAVVLTTNDSAYAAALDLAAAGLSVTAVVDTRPEPGEWAERARAAGIEVLAGHAVTGTTGEARLSAVTVAPYGESAGQREFAADLLLVSGGWNPVVHLFSQSGGRLRHDEALGSFVPDSTRQAVEVAGAASGVADLAAVLAQGAAAGARAVEAEGYTSATPRLPEPAAQPRRTPPMHVYALPGAAGAPRFVDLQRDVTVDDLARASGAGLRSVEHTKRYTTAGTANDQGRTSGVLAGGIVAELLGVDVSELGTTTFRPPYIPVSFAALAGRDRGALSDPVRTTALHEWHVAHGALFENVGQWKRPWYYPLAGEDMEAAVLRECRATREGVGFMDASTLGKIDVQGPDAAVLLDRLYTNMMSSLKVGMIRYGVMCRPDGMVFDDGTVIRVAQDRFLVTTTTGNAAAVLDWMEEWHQTEWPELKVHCTSVTEQWATVALVGPKSREVLGSLAPELAVANDDFPFMAWRETTVAGIAARVCRISFSGELAYEINVSPWQALALWEAVHEAGAPYGITPYGTETMHVLRAEKGYPIIGQDTDGTVTPQDLGMSWVVSKKKPDFIGKRSYARADTARPDRKHLVGLLPEDPGTFLPEGTHLIADGVLLTPPVPMLGHVTSSYRSAALGRTFALALVKGGRDRIGERLFAPVGDRLVPVTVASPVLYDPEGARRDG, encoded by the coding sequence ATGCTGCTCATCCCCTGCCCGTGGTGCGGGCCCCGCGACGAGGCCGAGTTCCACTACGGCGGCCAGGCCCATGTGCCGTACCCGCAGGACCCCGCGTCCCTCTCCGACGAGGAGTGGGCCCGGTACCTCTTCTTCCGCGACAACACCAAGGGCCCCTTCGCCGAACGCTGGAGCCACGCGTCGGGCTGCCGCCGCTGGTTCAACGCGGTACGGGACACGTCGACGAACGAGATCCTGACGGTGTACAGGACGGGAGAGGAACGCCCGGCGACACCCGGGCCGAGGCCAGTCTTCTCAGCCCGTCCGGCGTTTGAGGACGAGGCCCTTTCGGGGCCGACGGGGGTCCAGGGGGCAGAGCCCCCTGGCGGGGTGGAAGGGGCGGAGCCCCTTCAGGACGGGACGGGTAGGGGCGGCGGGGGCGAACCATTCCGCCACCCCACCCGCGGCCGGATCGACCGCGAAACCCCCCTCACCTTCACCTTCGACGGCACCGAATACCAGGGCTTCCGAGGCGACACCCTCGCCTCCGCCCTCCTCGCCCGCGGCGTCATCCAGGCAGGCACCAGCATCAAGCTCGGCCGCCCCCGGGGCATCTTCTCCGCCGGCGTCGAAGAGCCAAACGCGGTCGTCCAGATCGAGGAACCCTTCCCGGAGCCCATGCTCCCCGCGACGACCGTCGAGCTGTACGACGGCCTGGTCGCGAGCAGCCTGACCGGCCAGGGCCGCCTCGCCACCGAACCGGACCCGGCCCGCTACGACGCCGTGCACGCCCACTGCGACCTGCTGATCGTGGGCGCGGGCCCGGCCGGCCTCGCGGCCGCGGCCGCGGCAGCCCGCAGCGGCGCCCGCGTCATCCTCGCCGACGACCAGCCGGAGCCCGGCGGCAGCCTGCTGGGCACCGGCGAACACCTCGACTGGGTGGACGAGGTCACCGGCCGGCTCGCCGCCGCCCCCGAGGTCCGCGTCCTGTCCCGCACCACCGTCTTCGGCCACTACGACGACAACCAACTCCTCGCCGTCGAACGCCGCACCAACCACCTGGGCGCCGACGCCCCCGAGGACGTCGCCCGCGAACGCGTGTGGCGTATCCGGGCCCGCCGGGTCGTCCTGGCCACCGGCGCCCACGAACGCTCCCTCGCCTTCGCGGACAACGACCGGCCCGGAGTGATGCTGGCCGCCTCGGCCCGTACGTACGTCAACCGGTACGGCGTCCTGCCAGGCCGGCACGCTGTCGTCCTCACCACCAACGACAGCGCCTACGCGGCGGCCCTGGACCTCGCCGCGGCGGGCCTCTCCGTCACGGCCGTCGTCGACACCCGCCCCGAACCGGGGGAGTGGGCCGAGCGCGCGAGGGCCGCCGGCATCGAGGTGCTGGCCGGCCACGCCGTCACCGGTACCACGGGCGAGGCCCGCCTCAGTGCGGTGACCGTCGCCCCGTACGGGGAGTCCGCGGGACAGCGGGAGTTCGCCGCCGACCTGCTGCTGGTCTCCGGCGGCTGGAATCCGGTGGTGCATCTGTTCAGCCAGTCCGGCGGCAGGCTCCGCCACGACGAGGCGCTGGGCTCCTTCGTCCCCGACAGCACACGGCAGGCGGTCGAGGTCGCGGGCGCCGCGAGCGGCGTGGCGGACCTGGCCGCGGTCCTGGCACAGGGCGCCGCGGCCGGTGCCCGAGCCGTCGAGGCCGAGGGCTACACATCCGCGACACCTCGCCTGCCGGAACCGGCCGCACAGCCCCGGCGGACCCCGCCCATGCACGTGTACGCCCTGCCGGGCGCGGCGGGCGCTCCGCGCTTCGTCGACCTCCAACGCGACGTCACCGTCGACGACCTGGCCCGCGCCAGCGGCGCCGGCCTGCGCTCGGTCGAGCACACCAAGCGCTACACCACGGCCGGCACCGCCAACGACCAGGGCAGGACCTCAGGCGTGCTGGCCGGCGGCATCGTCGCCGAACTGCTCGGCGTGGACGTCTCGGAACTCGGCACGACCACGTTCCGCCCGCCGTACATCCCGGTCTCCTTCGCCGCCCTCGCGGGCCGCGACCGCGGCGCACTCAGCGATCCGGTCCGTACGACCGCCCTGCACGAGTGGCATGTCGCGCACGGCGCCCTGTTCGAGAACGTCGGCCAGTGGAAGCGCCCCTGGTACTACCCGCTGGCCGGCGAGGACATGGAGGCCGCCGTACTGCGCGAGTGCCGGGCGACCCGAGAGGGCGTGGGCTTCATGGACGCCTCCACGCTCGGCAAGATCGACGTGCAGGGCCCGGACGCGGCCGTCCTCCTCGACCGGCTCTACACGAACATGATGAGCTCCCTGAAGGTCGGCATGATCCGCTACGGCGTCATGTGCCGCCCCGACGGCATGGTCTTCGACGACGGCACCGTCATCCGCGTCGCCCAGGACCGCTTCCTGGTCACCACGACGACGGGCAACGCGGCCGCCGTACTGGACTGGATGGAGGAGTGGCACCAGACCGAGTGGCCCGAGCTGAAGGTCCACTGCACGTCCGTCACCGAGCAGTGGGCCACGGTCGCCCTGGTCGGCCCGAAGTCCCGGGAGGTGCTCGGCTCGCTGGCACCCGAACTGGCCGTCGCCAACGACGACTTCCCGTTCATGGCCTGGCGCGAGACGACCGTCGCCGGGATCGCGGCCCGGGTCTGCCGGATCAGCTTCTCCGGCGAACTCGCCTACGAGATCAATGTGTCGCCGTGGCAGGCCCTCGCCCTGTGGGAGGCCGTGCACGAGGCCGGCGCCCCGTACGGCATCACCCCGTACGGCACCGAGACCATGCACGTCCTGCGGGCCGAGAAGGGCTACCCGATCATCGGCCAGGACACCGACGGCACCGTCACCCCCCAGGACCTCGGCATGAGCTGGGTGGTGTCGAAGAAGAAGCCCGACTTCATCGGCAAGCGGTCCTACGCCCGGGCCGACACCGCCCGCCCCGACCGCAAGCACCTGGTCGGCCTCCTCCCGGAGGACCCGGGCACCTTCCTGCCGGAGGGCACCCATCTGATCGCCGACGGTGTGCTGCTGACACCGCCGGTCCCCATGCTCGGCCATGTCACGTCCAGCTACCGCAGCGCGGCGCTCGGCCGGACCTTCGCGCTCGCCCTGGTCAAGGGCGGACGTGACCGCATCGGCGAGCGGCTCTTCGCCCCTGTCGGCGACCGGCTGGTCCCGGTGACCGTCGCAAGTCCCGTCCTCTACGACCCCGAGGGAGCCCGCCGCGATGGCTGA
- the purU gene encoding formyltetrahydrofolate deformylase: MSPRPLPGREFVLTLSCPDQAGLVHAVATYLVHHSGNILESRQFDDRLQDRFFMRVHFDVSDPGISLEDLRTGFGAVAQAYGIDWRLHDASTPTRTLIMVSRFGHCLNDLLFRRSTGALNIEIPAIVSNHQDFEPLARSYGIPFHHVPVTKDTKAEAEARLLELVRELDVDLVVLARYMQILSDDLCKQLDGRAINIHHSFLPSFKGARPYVQAHQRGVKLVGATAHYVTSDLDEGPIIEQDVVRVDHSRDPDDLVTMGRDVEAQVLARAVGWHCESRVLVNGSCTVVFR, encoded by the coding sequence ATGTCTCCTCGACCGCTGCCGGGCCGCGAGTTCGTCCTCACGCTCTCGTGTCCCGACCAGGCCGGCCTCGTCCACGCCGTGGCCACCTATCTCGTGCACCACTCCGGCAACATCCTGGAGAGCCGCCAGTTCGACGACCGGCTCCAGGACCGCTTCTTCATGCGGGTGCACTTCGACGTCTCGGACCCCGGCATCTCGCTGGAGGACCTGCGCACCGGATTCGGCGCGGTCGCCCAGGCATACGGGATCGACTGGCGGCTGCACGACGCCTCGACGCCGACCCGGACCCTGATCATGGTCTCCAGGTTCGGGCACTGCCTGAACGACCTGCTGTTCCGCAGGTCCACGGGCGCGCTCAACATCGAGATCCCGGCGATCGTCTCCAACCACCAGGACTTCGAACCGCTCGCGCGGAGTTACGGCATCCCGTTCCACCACGTGCCGGTCACCAAGGACACCAAGGCGGAGGCCGAGGCGCGGCTGCTGGAGCTGGTGCGCGAACTGGACGTCGACCTGGTGGTGCTGGCCCGCTACATGCAGATCCTCTCCGACGACCTGTGCAAGCAGCTCGACGGCCGGGCCATCAACATCCACCACTCCTTCCTTCCGAGCTTCAAGGGCGCCCGCCCCTACGTCCAGGCGCATCAGCGTGGCGTCAAGCTCGTCGGGGCGACGGCGCACTACGTCACGTCCGACCTGGACGAGGGGCCGATCATCGAGCAGGACGTCGTCCGCGTGGACCACTCGCGCGACCCCGACGACCTGGTCACCATGGGCCGCGACGTCGAGGCGCAGGTGCTCGCACGCGCCGTCGGATGGCACTGCGAGAGCCGGGTGCTGGTCAACGGAAGCTGCACGGTCGTCTTCCGCTGA
- a CDS encoding sarcosine oxidase subunit beta family protein — protein MSPRTPGAELPDHPDFLWRNPEPRRSYDVIVVGGGGHGLATAHYLARNHGITNVAVLEKGWLAGGNMARNTTIIRSNYLWDESAGIYEHALKLWEGLAEELDYPILFSQRGVLNLAHSLQDVRDSVRRVEANRLNGVDAEWLDADGVKEVCPIVNISPDVRYPVLGATYQPRAGIAKHDYVAWGLARSADAAGIDIIQNCEVTGLDVVGGRVVGVRTNLGPIAAGKVALCSAGHTSVLAAMAGIELPLQSHPLQALVSELLEPVHPTVVMSNAVHVYVSQAHKGELVMGAGVDAYNSYTQRGAFHIIEEQMAAALELFPVFARAHVLRTWGGIVDVSPDASPIIGLTPVDNLYLNCGWGTGGFKATPGVGWVYAHTIANDTPHALNAPFSLDRFTTGALVDEHGAAAVAH, from the coding sequence ATGAGCCCCCGCACCCCCGGCGCCGAACTCCCCGACCACCCCGACTTCCTGTGGCGCAACCCCGAGCCCAGGCGGTCGTACGACGTCATCGTCGTCGGCGGCGGAGGACACGGCCTGGCCACCGCCCACTACCTCGCCAGGAACCACGGCATCACCAATGTCGCCGTGCTGGAGAAGGGCTGGCTCGCGGGCGGCAACATGGCCCGCAACACCACGATCATCCGCTCCAACTACCTGTGGGACGAGAGCGCCGGCATCTACGAGCACGCCCTCAAGCTGTGGGAGGGACTGGCGGAGGAGCTCGACTATCCGATCCTGTTCTCCCAGCGCGGCGTGCTGAACCTGGCGCACAGCCTCCAGGACGTCCGCGACAGCGTCCGCCGCGTCGAGGCGAACCGCCTCAACGGCGTGGACGCGGAGTGGCTGGACGCGGACGGCGTCAAGGAAGTCTGCCCGATCGTCAACATCTCCCCGGACGTGCGCTATCCGGTCCTGGGCGCCACCTACCAGCCCCGCGCGGGCATCGCCAAGCACGACTACGTCGCCTGGGGCCTGGCCCGCTCGGCCGACGCGGCCGGTATCGACATCATCCAGAACTGCGAGGTCACGGGCCTGGACGTGGTCGGCGGCCGGGTCGTCGGAGTGCGGACGAACCTGGGCCCCATCGCGGCCGGCAAGGTGGCGCTGTGCTCGGCGGGCCACACCTCCGTCCTCGCCGCGATGGCCGGCATCGAACTCCCGCTCCAGAGCCACCCGTTGCAGGCCCTGGTCTCGGAGCTCCTGGAGCCCGTCCACCCCACGGTCGTGATGTCCAACGCGGTCCACGTGTACGTGAGCCAGGCCCACAAGGGCGAGCTGGTCATGGGCGCCGGCGTCGACGCGTACAACTCGTACACCCAGCGCGGCGCCTTCCACATCATCGAGGAACAGATGGCGGCGGCCCTGGAACTCTTCCCCGTCTTCGCGCGCGCCCACGTCCTGCGCACCTGGGGCGGCATCGTCGACGTCAGCCCCGACGCCTCACCGATCATCGGCCTCACCCCCGTCGACAACCTCTACCTCAACTGCGGCTGGGGGACCGGCGGCTTCAAGGCCACCCCCGGCGTCGGCTGGGTCTACGCCCACACCATCGCCAACGACACCCCGCACGCCCTGAACGCCCCCTTCTCGCTCGACCGTTTCACCACCGGCGCGCTCGTCGACGAGCACGGCGCGGCCGCTGTGGCCCACTAG
- a CDS encoding GcvT family protein has product MAGPRVVIIGAGVVGAALADEISARGWTEVTVVDQGPIPATGGSSSHAPGLVFQTNSSKTMTELARYTVEKFCSLDVDGKPCFLQVGGLEVATSPERLTELHRRHGWITAWGIESRLLTPDECVEQHPLVDRDKVLGGLLVPTDGLAKAVLAVEAQIRRATERGVRFLARHEVLDVLKADGEVTGVLTDQGEIPADIVVCCAGIWGPKIARMAGMNLPLTPLAHQLAWTGPVPALAGQTQEAVRPILRHQDADLYYRDRFDGIGIGYYGHRPMPITADEILGVDEADEMPSVLKFTEEDFEPAWAETQSLLPATREAKVEEGINGLFSFTTDNFPLLGESPDVKGFWVAEAVWVTHSAGVGRALAEWLVDGHCSSFDLHECDVNRFEPHQLSPEYVLARDCQNFVEVYDILHPLQPSGAPRPIRTSPFHPRQQEHGAFFLEANGWERPQWYEANATLVEGRNIPTPNDWAAQFWSPIVGAEAQATRETVALYDMTALKRLEVSGPGSADLLERLCTGKVAKSVGSVTYTLLLDHDGGIRSDITVARLGRDLFQVGANGNLDLDWFTRHLPADGTVQVRDITPGTCCIGLWGPLARKVLQPLTDEDFTNDGLKYFRAKRAYIGSVPVTAMRLSYVGELGWELYTTADQGLKLWDTLWRAAEPLGGVIAGRGAFNSLRLEKGYRSFGTDMTYEHDPYEAGVGFAVKLDKDDFIGKAALERRKADVRRRLTCLTIDDPRSVVLGKEPVYDGERAVGYVTSASYGYTIGKGIAYAWLPAELAVPGTGVEIGYFDRRVEAVVAEEPLFDPSMSRLRG; this is encoded by the coding sequence ATGGCGGGACCCCGAGTGGTCATCATCGGAGCGGGAGTCGTCGGTGCGGCGCTCGCGGACGAGATCTCCGCGCGCGGCTGGACCGAAGTGACCGTGGTCGACCAGGGTCCGATCCCCGCCACCGGGGGCTCCAGCTCGCACGCCCCGGGCCTGGTCTTCCAGACGAACTCCTCCAAGACCATGACCGAACTGGCCCGCTACACCGTCGAGAAGTTCTGCTCCCTCGACGTCGACGGCAAGCCCTGCTTCCTCCAGGTCGGCGGCCTCGAAGTGGCCACCAGCCCCGAGCGCCTCACGGAACTGCACCGCCGCCACGGCTGGATCACGGCCTGGGGCATCGAGTCCCGGCTGCTGACCCCCGACGAGTGCGTCGAGCAACACCCCCTGGTCGACCGCGACAAGGTCCTCGGCGGCCTCCTCGTCCCGACGGACGGCCTCGCCAAGGCGGTCCTCGCCGTCGAGGCACAGATCCGCCGGGCCACCGAGCGCGGAGTGCGCTTCCTCGCCCGCCACGAGGTCCTCGACGTGCTGAAGGCCGACGGCGAGGTGACCGGCGTCCTGACCGACCAGGGCGAGATCCCCGCCGACATCGTCGTGTGCTGCGCCGGCATCTGGGGCCCGAAGATCGCCCGCATGGCCGGCATGAACCTCCCGCTCACGCCGCTCGCCCACCAGCTCGCCTGGACCGGCCCCGTCCCGGCCCTCGCCGGCCAGACGCAGGAGGCGGTCCGCCCGATCCTGCGCCACCAGGACGCCGACCTCTACTACCGCGACCGCTTCGACGGCATCGGCATCGGCTACTACGGCCACCGCCCGATGCCCATCACCGCCGACGAGATCCTCGGTGTGGACGAGGCCGACGAGATGCCGTCCGTCCTGAAGTTCACCGAGGAGGACTTCGAGCCCGCCTGGGCCGAGACCCAGTCCCTCCTCCCCGCGACCCGCGAGGCGAAGGTCGAGGAGGGCATCAACGGCCTGTTCTCCTTCACCACCGACAACTTCCCCCTCCTCGGGGAGTCCCCGGACGTCAAGGGCTTCTGGGTCGCCGAGGCCGTCTGGGTCACGCACTCCGCGGGCGTGGGCCGGGCGCTGGCCGAGTGGCTGGTCGACGGCCACTGCTCGTCCTTCGACCTGCACGAGTGCGACGTCAACCGCTTCGAGCCGCACCAGCTGTCCCCGGAGTACGTCCTGGCCCGCGACTGCCAGAACTTCGTCGAGGTCTACGACATCCTCCACCCCCTCCAGCCCTCCGGCGCCCCGCGCCCGATCCGCACCAGCCCCTTCCACCCCCGCCAGCAGGAGCACGGCGCCTTCTTCCTGGAGGCCAACGGCTGGGAGCGCCCGCAGTGGTACGAGGCCAACGCAACTCTGGTCGAGGGCCGCAACATCCCGACCCCCAACGACTGGGCCGCGCAGTTCTGGTCGCCCATCGTCGGCGCAGAGGCGCAGGCCACCCGCGAGACCGTCGCCCTCTACGACATGACGGCCCTCAAGCGCCTGGAGGTGAGCGGCCCCGGTTCCGCCGACCTCCTGGAGCGCCTGTGCACCGGCAAGGTCGCCAAGTCGGTCGGCTCGGTCACCTACACGCTCCTCCTGGACCACGACGGCGGCATCCGCAGCGACATCACCGTCGCCCGCCTCGGCCGAGACCTCTTCCAGGTCGGCGCCAACGGCAACCTCGACCTCGACTGGTTCACCCGGCACCTCCCCGCCGACGGCACCGTCCAGGTCCGCGACATCACGCCGGGCACCTGCTGCATCGGCCTGTGGGGCCCGCTCGCCCGCAAGGTCCTCCAGCCCCTGACGGACGAGGACTTCACCAACGACGGCCTGAAGTACTTCCGCGCCAAGCGGGCCTACATCGGCAGCGTCCCGGTGACGGCGATGCGCCTGAGCTACGTCGGCGAACTCGGCTGGGAGCTCTACACCACCGCAGACCAGGGCCTGAAGCTCTGGGACACCCTCTGGCGGGCCGCGGAGCCCCTCGGCGGCGTCATCGCCGGACGCGGCGCCTTCAACAGCCTCCGCCTGGAGAAGGGCTACCGTTCCTTCGGCACCGACATGACCTACGAGCACGACCCCTACGAGGCCGGCGTCGGCTTCGCCGTGAAGCTCGACAAGGACGACTTCATCGGCAAGGCGGCACTGGAGCGCCGCAAGGCCGACGTGCGGCGCAGGCTGACCTGCCTCACCATCGACGACCCCCGGTCGGTCGTCCTGGGCAAGGAGCCTGTGTACGACGGCGAGCGGGCCGTCGGGTACGTCACGAGCGCCTCGTACGGCTACACGATCGGCAAGGGGATCGCCTACGCGTGGCTGCCGGCGGAACTCGCCGTTCCCGGAACGGGCGTTGAGATCGGCTACTTCGACCGACGGGTCGAGGCGGTCGTGGCCGAGGAGCCGCTGTTCGACCCCTCGATGTCCCGGCTTCGTGGGTGA
- a CDS encoding bifunctional methylenetetrahydrofolate dehydrogenase/methenyltetrahydrofolate cyclohydrolase: protein MTAKLLDGKATAAVIRGELAERVAKLTATGGRPPGLGTVLVGDDPGSHAYVGGKHRDCAQVGIASIRRDLPADASQQQVEDTIDELNADPDCTGYIVQLPLPAHLDAGAVLERMDPAKDADGLHPVNLGRLVLGEEAPLPCTPRGIVELLRRHDVPIPGARVCVIGRGITVGRPLGLLLTRRSENATVTLCHTGTKGLAWHVREADIVVAAAGSPGLITADMLRPGAAVLDVGITRTDGGLVGDIHPGANQVAGWVAPMPGGVGPMTRAMLLANVVEAAERNANTV, encoded by the coding sequence GTGACCGCAAAGCTTCTCGACGGCAAAGCCACCGCCGCCGTCATCCGTGGCGAACTGGCCGAGCGCGTGGCCAAGCTGACCGCCACCGGCGGACGACCGCCAGGACTCGGCACCGTCCTCGTCGGCGACGACCCCGGCAGTCACGCCTACGTCGGCGGCAAGCACCGCGACTGCGCACAGGTCGGCATCGCCTCCATCCGCCGGGACCTGCCCGCCGACGCCTCGCAGCAGCAGGTCGAGGACACGATCGACGAACTCAACGCCGACCCGGACTGCACCGGCTACATCGTCCAACTGCCGCTCCCCGCCCACCTGGACGCGGGCGCCGTACTGGAACGCATGGACCCGGCGAAGGACGCCGACGGCCTGCACCCCGTCAACCTCGGCCGCCTCGTCCTCGGCGAGGAGGCGCCGCTGCCGTGCACTCCGCGCGGCATCGTCGAACTCCTGCGCCGCCACGACGTGCCGATCCCCGGAGCACGGGTGTGCGTGATCGGCCGGGGCATCACCGTCGGCCGACCCCTCGGACTGCTGCTGACCCGCCGATCCGAGAACGCCACGGTCACCCTGTGCCACACCGGCACCAAGGGCCTCGCCTGGCACGTACGCGAGGCGGACATCGTCGTCGCTGCCGCCGGCTCGCCCGGACTGATCACCGCCGACATGCTCCGCCCGGGCGCGGCAGTCCTGGACGTCGGCATCACCCGCACCGACGGCGGCCTGGTCGGCGACATCCACCCGGGCGCCAACCAGGTCGCCGGATGGGTCGCGCCGATGCCCGGCGGAGTGGGACCCATGACCCGGGCGATGCTGCTCGCCAACGTCGTCGAGGCTGCCGAGAGGAACGCTAACACCGTATGA
- a CDS encoding sarcosine oxidase subunit gamma: MADNALTVPLRSPLSQVKDRLAAATRTSGGAIRLAELPVLTQVNVRLDAKGAAFEAVGLALDLQLPLQPNTVVRTGELTVLWLGPDEWLLIGRPGGEGELESRIREAAGDEPVSVTDVSAQRTTLLVTGPRARDLLAHGCPLDLHPRSFGSGRCAQTTLGRTQAVLVARDEPRAGFWVLVRSSFAGYLADWLLDAATEYV; encoded by the coding sequence ATGGCTGACAACGCCCTGACCGTCCCGCTCCGCAGCCCTCTGTCGCAGGTCAAAGACCGCCTGGCAGCCGCGACCCGCACCTCCGGGGGCGCGATCCGGCTGGCCGAACTCCCCGTCCTGACCCAGGTCAACGTCCGTCTCGACGCCAAGGGAGCGGCCTTCGAGGCCGTCGGCCTCGCACTGGACCTCCAGTTGCCGCTCCAGCCCAACACCGTCGTCCGCACAGGGGAGTTGACCGTGCTGTGGCTCGGCCCGGACGAATGGCTCCTGATCGGACGACCGGGTGGTGAAGGCGAGCTGGAGAGCCGGATCCGGGAGGCGGCCGGGGACGAGCCGGTCTCGGTCACCGACGTCTCCGCACAGCGCACCACCCTGCTGGTGACCGGCCCCCGCGCCCGTGACCTGCTGGCCCACGGCTGCCCCCTGGACCTGCACCCGCGGTCCTTCGGCTCCGGGCGCTGCGCCCAGACGACGCTGGGCCGCACCCAGGCCGTCCTGGTCGCCCGGGACGAACCCAGGGCCGGGTTCTGGGTGCTGGTCCGCTCGTCGTTCGCCGGCTATCTGGCGGACTGGCTGCTGGACGCGGCAACGGAATACGTCTGA
- a CDS encoding IclR family transcriptional regulator: protein MSNNAAEGATAGSAVSGVQSVDRAVSVLEILAQRGEAGVSEVAAEIDVHKSTAFRLLGALEARGLVEQSAERGKYRLGFGIVRLAGAVTGRLDVTQQGRQVCERLSEEIGETVNIAVLQEHYAVNLYQVRGPGAVGTHNWVGQLTPVHATSSGKILLAHLTAEERAEVLAASGLQKLTPHTLTARTKLEKNLAEARERGYAVTLEELEIGLHAVAAPIRARDGEVIAALSASGPAYRFTEERIHRFAPALVKGAEEISHRMGHLG from the coding sequence ATGAGCAACAACGCGGCAGAGGGCGCAACAGCGGGCTCCGCGGTGAGCGGCGTGCAGTCCGTCGACCGTGCCGTCAGCGTCCTGGAGATCCTCGCCCAGCGAGGCGAGGCGGGTGTCAGTGAGGTGGCCGCCGAGATCGACGTCCACAAGTCGACCGCGTTCCGGCTGCTCGGGGCGCTGGAGGCCCGTGGACTGGTCGAGCAGTCGGCCGAGCGGGGCAAGTACCGGCTGGGCTTCGGGATCGTACGTCTGGCAGGTGCGGTGACCGGCCGCCTCGACGTCACCCAGCAGGGCCGGCAGGTGTGCGAGCGGCTCAGCGAGGAGATCGGCGAGACCGTCAACATCGCCGTCCTCCAGGAGCACTACGCGGTCAACCTGTATCAGGTACGCGGCCCGGGCGCGGTCGGCACCCACAACTGGGTCGGCCAGCTCACGCCGGTGCACGCCACGTCCAGCGGCAAGATCCTGCTGGCCCACCTGACGGCGGAGGAACGCGCCGAGGTGCTCGCGGCGTCGGGCCTTCAGAAGCTGACCCCGCACACCCTGACCGCGAGGACGAAGCTGGAGAAGAACCTCGCGGAGGCGCGGGAGCGCGGGTACGCGGTGACCCTGGAGGAGTTGGAGATCGGGCTGCACGCCGTGGCGGCGCCTATCCGGGCCCGCGACGGCGAGGTCATCGCCGCCCTGAGCGCATCGGGCCCCGCGTACCGCTTCACCGAGGAGCGCATCCACAGGTTCGCGCCCGCACTGGTCAAGGGCGCGGAGGAGATCAGCCACCGGATGGGCCATCTTGGCTGA